The DNA segment TCAAAGCCCGATGCAAAACGGAAAATCGAAAGGGAACAACCAACTGGACGTGGGTCTATCAGGCCTCGGCTCCGAACTCTACGTAACCAAGGGGACATTTTTGCTGCACAGTTGAGGGGACATATTGCCTAAGTATAAACACACGGCTGTTTGAGCTTTCAGGGGGTCCGTCCCGGCGGGCAGCGTTTCGATGCAGGCATGATACGTTCCATCGTGATTCATGAGATAGCCGTCCACCACGCCCTTTTCATCCGTCGGCCAGACGCTTTCCAGCCAGACCCGGCCCAGGAGACCGTTCTCGACTTTGTACCAGGTTTCGAAGACGAGAACCGAGTGGTCCTTGAGGTGGATCACATCGGCGAAATCCGCGGCGACGCAGACGCCTTCCACATCGGGAGACCCCGGCGCCTTATGGCTTTTGTAGCCTCCGTGTGTTTCCGTTGGAAATCCCGGCCCGCCGGTGTACCGGAGCTTGCCGTCCACGTTAATTACGACCCGACCCGGGCTGGTGATTTCGACCACGACCTTCTTTTCCAGGACGACGAATTCCTTGGTCAGGTTGATGCCCTTATCGGTCGGGGATTTGGCGGCGAGGCTCGCCACCACGGTCAGCGCCAAGACCAGGCCGATCACGAGGCAAAACGGTCCCCGTCTCATGATTGCTCCTCCTGATAAAGATTGTTTGGCTCCACTGTGGTGTCGATTCTTATTTGTAGTAATTAAATAATACAAGTGTTGCGACGGATTGTCAAAATTGATTTATCTCGCTCGCCCACCGTGGCGATCGGAGCTTGGAATTGTCAAATCAGCCCTGGTCGAGAGGCGAATTCTTTCGACCGGCGATTTCAGCCGATTCCCTTCTGGCTGCCGGGCGCGAAACGATCAGTATTGGAATGGGGAATAGCTGACTGGCGGCGCGCCGTCGCCAAGCGCGTGGACGCTTTGCAAACCGGACAATTCCGGCGGCAGTTCGATCCGGGTGATCGTTTCGGCGGTGATTTCCAGCAAGCACGGTTCGTAATTACCCTCATTGATGACGGCATAGGCGCGCCCGTCGGTCGTCACCAAGGCGTGCTCCCAGAACCCGCCGTCAGGCAGCGGATCGGCGGTCCGGCAACTCCACTCGCCGTTGCGCCGTTCCCAAAAAACGCCGGTGCGCCGGGTAGTGTCGATGACGATGGCGTCGTCGCCCGTCGCGAAGACCAAAGAGGGATCCACCACATCGCAACCTTCCGGAGCGGGAATCGTTTCCCAATTCTCGCCGTCCGTTTCCAGCAAGTAATTATCCCAGAATCCTTTTGAAAGCACGGCGTACCCGTGGTGAGGATCGGTAAACCAGAACCAGTCGATCTCGCCCGCGGCCATCTGCGGCGGTTTATCCGCGATGGCCCAATTCGCTCCGTCGTAGGACCACAGCGTTCCCGTTCCGTCAATGCTCTCGGCCCAGGCCAGACCGAAATCCGGCGACGGCACCGCCAGCGCGAGGATGGATTGATCCGTCAGCGACAATCGTTTTCTCGCCTGCTCGCCGTAGCGAAAAACGTCGTCGCGCGAGTAGTAGTAATCATGCGGACCGGGCCCCATCCCGTTGTCCGCCCAGGTGAGAATGAACTGCGCGCCCGTCCACACCGAACCGTCTCCCGGCGCCTGAAGGTGCATGATATTCACATACTCTCCGGCCGACGGACGCGCTTCATCCAGCCGCCAACCGGCCTCGGCGTCGAAATCCATCCAGGTATGGCCGAGGCTTGCATAAAGTGAAAAACCGCGCTTGAGGCTGCCCGTGAAGTAGTTGACGGCAGAGTAACCATACCGCCCTTCCAGAATGAGAATGGGACCGAAGCCGCGCACTGCCTCGGGTTCCGGACCGACGGAAGGCGGCACTTCCCACTCGCGCCAACCGTCAGCGGTCTGTTCCCACGATTTCAAGCCGGCGCCGTCGGTTCCGTTGATCAACAGGCGAAACGGGTTGGGCGCCGAAGTATCGTCGTCCCCTGCGGCATCGTCATCCGAGCCGTTATCGTCGTCAGTTTGGTCGTTGTCGTCATCGCTCTTGGTTCCCGATCCGGAGTCATCATCGTTTTCGCCGCAGGAAATCAACAGGGCGACGGCCAAGGGTAACGCGATGAATAAAATGAAGGCGAGTTTTTTCATCGGGTCCTCACGGATCGTCGGCAAGGGTTTCCGTGCCGATTTCTTCCTAAATTATCATCCAATTGTGTCCTGTTTTATATCGTTTATAAATATGGAGCCGATCGCCTGCCGGGCGAGGGGTTCAACGGCCTATCGCTTTTCAACCGATTCGGGTTTTTGCAATCGGAAGCGGACGGTATCCGGCTCTTCGCCCGGACCGGTCATTTGAAAACCAGCGCGCTCGAGAACCTTGACGGATGCGGCATTGGCTAGGGTCGTTTGCGCGATCACCGCTGTGACGTGGCCCGAGGCGAAGGCATAATCCGCTAGCGCGGCGACGATTTCGGTCGCAAAGCCTTGGCGGCGGGCGGAAGGGATCACCGAAAAACCAATTTCGACGAGGCCGGCGGCCGGTGGGCCGTGGAATCCGGCTCCGGCGACGAGAGTTTCCCGCCTGCCCGTTGGATTGCGCACGACCGCATACCAGACGTACCAACCGACGGCCGCCGCGCCATCCTCATTGAGTCGGGTCAGAAAAAACCGCATCGCCTCGCGGTCGTATTCGCCCGGCGGCCATTCAGCGGTGACGATCGCGCCGAGGAGCGGTTCGAGTTCCCGCGGGTGGCGCAATTCGCGTTCGAGGTGTTCCGCCGTGGCGGGAATCAGGTCGAGTCGTCTAGTCTGCAGCATAGTCGACGTTACCATGATTTCGCCCGGCCGGGCAGTGAGGTTTTTCTTGCTCGACCGGAAAATCTGTCGGCACCGCCGGCATCCAGGCCGGTTTCGGCACGGCACGGATGATTTCCAACCGCCAGTCCGGCAAGCGGATTTGACGACGTGAGCCCGGAACGCTAGCTTCGAAGCGGATTCGCTTTCTTCAATCGTTTCGCGCGGCGCTTTTCAAACGGCGTTGCCCCGAGGATTTGGCGGGAGAGACGGACATGTCCATACCACCAACGGTTCTGCTCGTCGGCGGCACGGGTCGCACCGGCGGGCGCGTGCTGCGGCAACTCCTGGACCGCGGCGTTGCCGTTCGCGCCATCGTGCGATCCGTCGGGAAG comes from the Myxococcales bacterium genome and includes:
- a CDS encoding GNAT family N-acetyltransferase, whose protein sequence is MVTSTMLQTRRLDLIPATAEHLERELRHPRELEPLLGAIVTAEWPPGEYDREAMRFFLTRLNEDGAAAVGWYVWYAVVRNPTGRRETLVAGAGFHGPPAAGLVEIGFSVIPSARRQGFATEIVAALADYAFASGHVTAVIAQTTLANAASVKVLERAGFQMTGPGEEPDTVRFRLQKPESVEKR